Proteins encoded together in one Maricaulis maris window:
- the phnE gene encoding phosphonate ABC transporter, permease protein PhnE yields MTSMLTQSFRMLAKAGLLLAALSLAACSGSANEPRSSTTSSETAQPSDGSRRVLNFGIIATESSATQETNWRPFIDAMSEWTGYDIQPYYASDYAGVIQAMRYDSVQFAWFSNFSGLQAVRRAGGEVFAKATYPDGSEGYHSVLLVPTDSPIQTLDDILACDGSLDFGMGDPNSTSGYLVPSAFIFAPRGIDPNECYNSVRNANHEANAVAVANGLIDVGTNNTTNMILLERSRPDMYNRLREIWRSPMIGTDPIIWRADLDVEAKQRLQYFFMNYGRMGTPEEVAEARAVLDPLYFGTFLPASNAHLDPIVQLEIVRDLTNVRNDPDLTDEERATRIAELQARLAEVEAGNSGLTSQGNSFEQITNEAEGQIHAEAAGVDWVMGGVLMIVAVGGLVLLLWASAPRGPGPKVPLMERIANAVIAAGVVVILVWSFDSADMDRSYLLVENAGDMGEFIGGFLPDDIADSASRATYWEALSNGFEEAIPQMIVTVQIAIWGTFIAVISAIPFGLLSARNVAPGWLVQPVRRLMDVFRSINELIIALVFIAAVGLGPLAGVMALAVHTTGVLAKLFSEAVESIDHGPVEGVRATGARPIHEVIWAVIPQVAPLWTSFGLYRFESNARSATVLGLIGAGGIGQILFEAVRAFDYQRTAAIVIVIVIAVSAIDMMSQLLRKRLT; encoded by the coding sequence ATGACCTCGATGTTGACCCAATCCTTCCGCATGCTGGCGAAAGCCGGCCTCCTGCTCGCCGCCCTGTCCTTGGCCGCCTGTTCCGGCAGTGCCAATGAGCCGCGCTCCTCGACGACCTCGTCCGAGACCGCCCAGCCATCGGACGGTAGCCGCCGGGTGCTCAATTTCGGCATTATCGCGACCGAATCCTCGGCCACCCAGGAAACCAACTGGCGCCCCTTCATCGATGCGATGTCGGAATGGACGGGCTATGACATCCAGCCCTATTACGCCTCGGACTATGCCGGCGTGATCCAGGCGATGCGCTATGACAGCGTGCAGTTTGCCTGGTTCTCCAATTTCTCCGGTCTTCAGGCCGTGCGCCGCGCCGGCGGCGAGGTCTTCGCCAAGGCCACCTATCCGGACGGCTCGGAGGGCTATCATTCGGTCCTGCTGGTGCCGACCGATAGCCCGATCCAGACCCTGGACGACATCCTGGCCTGTGACGGCAGCCTCGATTTCGGCATGGGCGATCCCAATTCGACCTCCGGCTATCTGGTGCCGTCGGCCTTCATCTTCGCCCCGCGCGGGATTGACCCGAACGAGTGCTACAACTCGGTGCGCAACGCCAATCACGAGGCCAATGCGGTCGCCGTGGCCAATGGCCTGATCGATGTCGGTACCAACAATACCACCAACATGATCCTGCTGGAGCGCTCGCGTCCGGACATGTACAACCGTCTGCGCGAGATCTGGCGGTCCCCGATGATCGGCACCGATCCGATCATCTGGCGCGCTGATCTCGACGTCGAAGCCAAGCAGCGCCTGCAATACTTCTTCATGAATTACGGCCGCATGGGCACACCGGAAGAGGTCGCTGAAGCCCGGGCGGTCCTCGACCCGCTCTACTTCGGCACCTTCCTGCCGGCATCCAATGCCCATCTGGATCCGATCGTACAGCTCGAAATCGTGCGCGACCTGACCAATGTCCGCAATGATCCCGATCTCACCGATGAGGAGCGGGCGACCCGTATCGCCGAGCTGCAGGCGCGTCTGGCCGAGGTCGAGGCCGGTAATTCCGGACTGACCAGCCAGGGTAATTCCTTCGAGCAGATCACCAATGAGGCCGAAGGCCAGATCCATGCCGAGGCCGCCGGCGTCGACTGGGTGATGGGCGGCGTTCTGATGATCGTCGCGGTCGGCGGGCTGGTCCTGCTGCTGTGGGCGTCCGCGCCGCGCGGACCAGGCCCCAAGGTTCCGCTGATGGAGCGCATCGCCAATGCGGTGATTGCCGCTGGCGTCGTGGTCATCCTGGTCTGGAGCTTCGACTCCGCTGACATGGACCGGTCCTACCTGCTGGTCGAAAACGCCGGCGATATGGGCGAGTTCATTGGCGGTTTCCTGCCCGATGACATCGCCGACAGCGCCTCCCGCGCGACCTATTGGGAAGCCCTGTCGAACGGCTTCGAGGAAGCCATTCCGCAGATGATCGTGACCGTCCAGATCGCGATCTGGGGGACCTTCATCGCCGTCATCTCGGCGATCCCCTTCGGCCTGCTCAGCGCCCGCAACGTCGCGCCGGGCTGGCTGGTCCAGCCGGTGCGCCGCCTGATGGACGTGTTCCGCTCGATCAACGAGCTGATCATCGCCCTCGTCTTCATCGCCGCGGTGGGCCTCGGCCCGCTGGCCGGGGTGATGGCGCTCGCGGTCCACACCACCGGCGTCCTCGCCAAGCTGTTCTCGGAAGCGGTCGAGTCGATCGATCATGGTCCGGTCGAGGGTGTCCGGGCGACCGGTGCACGGCCGATCCACGAGGTGATCTGGGCGGTGATTCCCCAGGTCGCACCGCTGTGGACCTCCTTCGGTCTTTACCGGTTCGAGTCGAATGCGCGTTCGGCGACGGTGCTGGGCCTGATCGGCGCCGGCGGTATCGGACAGATCCTGTTCGAAGCCGTCCGGGCGTTTGACTACCAGCGCACCGCGGCCATCGTGATTGTGATCGTCATCGCCGTCAGCGCGATCGACATGATGTCGCAATTGCTCCGCAAGCGACTGACCTGA
- a CDS encoding prepilin peptidase, which yields MIHIHLATATLLVALATLAWIDARSFRLPDLGTLPLIAAGVAINTVFLGTPWTSLVGAALGYGSFVAIETGYRHWRGRDGLGRGDAKLMAAAGAWCGGWLLPLIVLVGTASALAFIGALALIRRRLPDSSQPWAFGPWLALGFFIGWLHRAYGPGLYPAF from the coding sequence ATGATTCACATTCACCTCGCTACAGCGACCCTCCTGGTCGCCCTCGCCACCCTGGCCTGGATTGATGCGCGCAGCTTCCGCCTGCCCGACCTCGGGACCCTGCCATTGATCGCCGCGGGAGTCGCCATCAACACGGTTTTCCTTGGCACGCCCTGGACATCGCTTGTGGGCGCAGCTCTCGGTTATGGCAGCTTTGTTGCCATCGAGACCGGCTACCGGCACTGGCGTGGACGCGACGGGCTGGGTCGCGGTGATGCCAAGTTGATGGCGGCCGCTGGTGCCTGGTGCGGCGGTTGGCTGCTGCCGCTGATCGTGCTGGTCGGCACGGCGAGCGCGCTGGCCTTCATCGGCGCGCTGGCGCTGATCCGGCGCCGTCTGCCCGATTCGTCACAGCCCTGGGCCTTCGGACCCTGGCTGGCGCTCGGCTTTTTTATCGGCTGGCTGCACCGGGCCTATGGGCCCGGCCTCTATCCGGCGTTCTGA
- the phnC gene encoding phosphonate ABC transporter ATP-binding protein codes for MTDAALALHAENVRMTFGETKALDDVSLSVKPGEMVALIGPSGSGKSTLLRVAAALQVADAESGPVSVLGRTMQQHGKLSNGVQRNRIKLGFIFQQFNLVGRLSLFQNVLVGALGRLPTWRGVLGIFPDSVKQSAMDALSRVGVDAFAARRASNLSGGQQQRGAIARALVQGAEVLFADEPIASLDPVSARKVMETLRELNLDDGLTVVVTLHQVDYAQRFCDRIVALNKGRIVYDGPASGLERDKLVEIYGPEFETAFQGGEA; via the coding sequence ATGACAGACGCCGCTCTGGCGCTCCACGCTGAAAATGTCCGAATGACATTCGGCGAGACCAAGGCGCTCGACGATGTCAGCCTGTCCGTGAAACCGGGCGAGATGGTTGCATTGATCGGTCCCTCCGGCTCGGGCAAATCCACCTTGCTGCGCGTTGCCGCAGCCCTGCAGGTCGCCGACGCCGAAAGCGGACCCGTCTCCGTGCTCGGCCGGACCATGCAGCAGCACGGCAAGCTGTCCAATGGCGTCCAGCGCAACCGGATCAAGCTCGGCTTCATCTTCCAGCAGTTCAACCTGGTCGGCCGCCTGTCCCTGTTCCAGAACGTGCTGGTCGGCGCGCTCGGTCGCCTGCCGACCTGGCGCGGCGTGCTCGGCATTTTTCCCGACAGCGTCAAGCAAAGCGCCATGGACGCGCTGAGCCGCGTCGGTGTCGACGCCTTTGCCGCACGCCGGGCCTCCAATCTGTCCGGTGGCCAGCAGCAGCGCGGTGCGATCGCCCGCGCGCTCGTGCAGGGCGCCGAAGTGTTGTTCGCCGACGAGCCGATCGCCTCGCTCGACCCGGTCTCCGCCCGCAAGGTCATGGAGACCCTGCGCGAGCTGAACCTGGATGACGGGCTGACCGTCGTGGTGACGCTGCACCAGGTCGATTACGCCCAGCGTTTCTGTGATCGCATCGTGGCCCTGAACAAGGGCCGGATTGTCTATGACGGCCCGGCTTCCGGCCTCGAACGTGACAAGCTGGTCGAAATTTACGGTCCTGAATTCGAGACGGCTTTCCAAGGGGGAGAGGCGTGA